The sequence AAGAGATAGAGTATTATATTCTTTAGAATACGCTCCTAGTGAAAATGCAGCCTGCAAGATGGCAGAAAAAGATCTTGTCTTTGCCAATGCCTTAGCAGACGTTCTAAATGGAGAAAGAACTCCTAATATTTCTCAAGATCCACAACTTAACCTTTTTATTGAGGAAGCTCTTAAGAAATTTGGAGAGAAAATATTTGAAGTAGTAGGGGTAGAAGATGGAAGTAGCTAAGAGGGTAAAAGCAAAAATTTTTGTAAATGGGGATCCAACTTCAAAAAGGGTTTTCTTAACTTCTGGGTTTCAGGCTCCTTTTCAAGAGGGAGATCTTCTAAAACAAATAGATGTTAACTCTCACTTTCAATCTTATGCTACTGGTGGAAGTATTTTCCACATTTTCACTGCTGAGGAGATGAAACCGGAAGAACAGGAAAAGTTAATCTTCGGAATTATTGAAAACTTTCCTATCCAATATCTAACAAAGACTCCTTTTCTAACAACTTGCAATTCCTGTGGACATAAGATGGTGGGTAG is a genomic window of Desulfurobacteriaceae bacterium containing:
- the nrdD gene encoding anaerobic ribonucleoside-triphosphate reductase, which gives rise to MEVAKRVKAKIFVNGDPTSKRVFLTSGFQAPFQEGDLLKQIDVNSHFQSYATGGSIFHIFTAEEMKPEEQEKLIFGIIENFPIQYLTKTPFLTTCNSCGHKMVG